Part of the Luteolibacter rhizosphaerae genome is shown below.
GAGAGAGGGTCTGCGCTCGATTCCCGAGGCGCTCCGGATCTTGTTACGCCGCCCAGCGATCCTGCTATGGCTGGTCCCGCCCCTTCTGATCGCCCTGCTGCTGGACCTATTGGCGTTCTACTTCGCCTTCGGATGGATGCGTGCGGGGATCCGCTCGCTGGTATCGGAGCAGGGATACAGCGCGTGGCTGGTGAAGGTGCTGGATGTCTCCGGTGCGATCGCGGTGGTCCTGCTGCTGGGGTGGAGTTTCGCTTGGCTCTTTCTAGCCCTTTCGAATCCCTTCCAAGACTTCATCTCCGCGGCGGTGGAGCGGGAGCGGAAGGGCGGCCAGGTTCAGGACTCGGCCGGGTTCCGGGGCCTTGTCTCGGGTCTTCTCAAGGGCGGGGTGCAGGCGGTGGTGTTGACGTTGCTGACGGTGCCGGTGTTGCTCCTCGGCTTCATTCCGCTGATGGGGCCGGTGATTGTGTTCAGCTGGAGCTCTTTCGTGATGGGGTTCTCGTTTGTCACGATCCCGATGCGCCGCTTGCGCGAGCGGGTGGCACTGGCCCGGCGCGAGCGTGCTGCGGTGATGGGACTGGGAATGGTGATCTCCGTCGGAGCGCTGGTGCCGCTTCTGAATGTGCTATGCCTACCGGTGTTTGTCGTGGCGGGGACCGTTCTCTTCCTGAAGGCAGAGGAACGCCGCTAGGCCGTCTAACAGACGGTCCGCGGCGAGGCATGTCTTATTCCGTCACGGATAGGAGATAAGCCCGGCGCTGTTCGGCGAAGCTGCGGAGCGGCATGGCTCCGTGGCCGCGGCCGGTGTCGCCTTCTTCCGCAGCGGGCTGATCGGCTGTTAGCTTCTCGAACTCGCCATTGCGCGAGAGCGTGCGGGTGTCGGCGTTGATCTCGTCTGCCGCCCGCTTGCGGTAATGCTCCACCACGGGGCCGAGCTTGGACCAGTCGAGGTCTTCCTGGGCGATGGTGCGGACCTTCGCAAGATAGCGGCTGCGGAGCGATGGAACGGCGAGAAGCTTCGAGCGCAGGGGCTTTCCAGCATCGTCGAGACCGGTGAGAGGATCGAGCTTGAGGCCTTCGCCATTCTTCCGATTGCCCTGCTGCGGGGGCTGCCCCTCGCGGGGCGCTTGTTGCGCAGTATCATCTCGCGGTGCCTGATCACGGCCTCCACGGCGTCCGCCGCCGAATCCCGGAGGGCCACCCCCAGCCGGGCGGAAGGCTTCATTCATGTCACCCGGGATCAGGTGGAACTTCCCCTCGCGGTCGCGGTAGAGGCTGTAGTCGCTGGCCCGGACCCAATAGCCGTCTCCATTGATCAGCGCGCAATCAAGGGCGAGGAACCAGAGCGTCCTCTCGATATCGAGCAGGGGTTTGAGCGCGGCTTCGAGTTGGTCGGCGGGCGTCTCGGAGAGCGTCTTGCAGAGCTTTACGAGAGACTTCCAATCCTCGTCGTCACCGCTCTTCATTTCGTAGCGCTGCTTGTATTCGGCCAGATCTTCTCCGGCATATTCCAGCCCGCCGCGGCCGTTCGGAGAGCCGCGGACTTTCCAGCGGGCACCCTTGGAGGTGCGGTAGTTCTCCTGCAGGAAGTCCTTGTTGAACTGCTGCTGGTTCACATAGACGCCCCAGTTCTCGCCGTTGATCACGACGCGGACGAGGTTCACCTTCGGTGCGGGGATGTGCTTGCGCGCGATGTGCGAGTAGAGGACCGCGCTGAGGAAGCTGCCGTCGCCGTGGGAGTTGAGCAGATTGAGAGTCTTGTAACCGTTGATCCGCTGCTTCGGGTCGGTGAAGTCCAAGGCGAGATTCAGGGAGCGCTTCCTCCCTGCGGATACCATCATGTAGCTGGACATTCCGCGGAAGTGGACACCGACCCCGGAGTAGCTCTTGCCATCGGCGGTGAGGGTGGCGGGAATCTCGACGTCCGTACCGTGAAACGCTTCGAGCTCGGCCTCCCAGTCCTGGTTCTCGAAATCGAGGAAAAGGGTCCGGATCGAATCCTGGGTGTAGAGATCGGAGGAGTGGGATGCCGGAACTTCGCCAGGGCTAATGTGCTTGCCGGGTGATACGGGGGTTTCCTCTTCGCGCGAACCGAATCCGCCGGGGCCGCCTCCACGTGGGCCTCCCGGACCGGGCCCCCGGGGGCCACCTCGTTGCGGGGCGGGATTCGCCTTCAGGAACTCGCGGGCGGCGGCGCGCTCGGCTTTGTCGAGACGCTCGTCGGCATTCTGGTCGAACTGGGCGAGGAGCTTGCGCTCGGCCTGCACCGGTGGTCCACCGGGAAAGGGGCCGGGCTGGGGTTCTTGGGCGAGAGCAGAAAGCGAGAGAAGAAGAACGGGGAGGGCGGATACGGGTAGGATGTTCATGGAGACAACGGAGGTTGCCTCGGAGGACGGAAGCTGGAGGTAGAACGCGGGAATACGGGAAAAGTTTCGGGGAAAGAAAGATACCGATCTCAAAAGAAGAAGCCCGGAACCTTGCGGTTCCGGGCTTCTGGAGAAACAGGATCTTGGGATAGCTTCAGTGCTCGCGGCAGAATTGCTCGAAGCGGGTAAGGCCTTCGTTCAGCACGTCCAGCGTGGTGCAGTAGCTGAGGCGGATACCCTCGTCGTAGCCGAAGGCGATGCCGGGAACGGCGGCCACCTTGTAGCGGCTGAGAAGCTTGTCGGTGAGGTTCATCGACTTCAGGCCGAGCTGGCCGGTGTAGACGAAGAAGTAGAAGGCGCCCTTCGGCTCGACGACGCGGATGTTGTTGATGCCGCGGAGACGGGCGAAGACGAATTGGCGCTTCACATCGTACTCGTCGCGCAGGTCGCTGATGAAGGTCTGGTCACCCTGCAGCGCGGCGAGGGCGCCGTACTGGGCGAAGGTGGTGGCGTTCGAAACCGTGTGGTTCTGGATCTTGTCGATCGCTTCGGCCAAGGCCTTCGGCGCCGCGGTGTAGCCGAGACGCCAGCCGGTCATGGAGTAGGCCTTCGAGAAGCCGTTCACCGTGATCGTCAGGTCGTAGAGCTCCTGGCTCAGCGAGGCGATGGAGACGTGCTTGTTGTCGCCGTAGATGAGCTTCTCGTAGATCTCGTCGGACAGGATCACGATGTCCTCGGAGAGGGCAACCTCACCGATATCGCGGAGTTCCTGCTCGGTGTAGACGGCACCGGTGGGGTTCGAGGGCGAGTTGAGGATGACCATCTTGGTCGCCGGGGTCATGGCGGCCTCGAACTGTTCGGCGGTCATCTTCCAGCCGTTGGACTCCTTGGTCTCGACTAGCACGGGCTTGCCGCCGGCGAGCTTCACCATCTCCGGGTAGCTGACCCAGTAAGGGGTCGGGATGATCACTTCATCGCCTTCCTCGACCACCGCGAGGATCGCGTTGAAGCAGGCCATCTTGGCACCGGAGGTCACGCAGATCTGCTTGGGATCGTAGGCGAGGTTGTTATCGCCGATCAGCTTCGCGGCGAGGGCTTCGCGGAGTTCCGGGATACCGCCGGAAGGCGTGTACTTGGTCTTGCCCGACTGCATGGCCGCGATGGCGGCGTCCTTGATGAACTGCGGGGTATCCACTTCCGGTTCGCCACCGGCCAGTCCGTAGACTTCTTCGCCCTTGGCGAGCATGGCCTTGGCCTGATTGGTGACCGCGAGAGTGAGCGAGGGAGTGACCTCTTGGATTCGGGATGAAATGCTGTCCATGATGGCGCGCGGGATGGTGGTTCACGTCCCTCCGGGGGCGGAGCAACGGTGATGTCGCGCAGCCCCCGTGGAGCGGGGGGCTTTTCTGACGGGCGGGCGGGCCCGGCGCAAGTGAAATGCTGTGGGTCAATCGTCAGAAGTCATTGGCCATCGGGGAAAGGCATTTGTTGTAGCTCCTTCCCGATGACTCATGACCAATGACTGGCGACCGCAGCCAATCAGGCGGTCAGGTCGTTCATCCAGGCGCCGCGGGCGGTGATCCACCTGCCCTTGCGGATGACCTCCGGGAAGCCGAGGCCGTGACTGGCGGCGGCGGTGAAGACATCCCAAGCCTGATCGGCCAGAATGCCGGAGAGGACGATATCGCCGCCGGGCCTGAGGGTTTTGGTGATCACCGGGAATGCCTGGATGAGGACGGTGGAGAAGATGTTCGCCAGGACGACATCGTATTTCTTCCGCGGCTTCCAAGTGAGGATGTCGAGCTCTTTGGTCTCGATCCCCGGGGTGCCATTGCGCTCGAAATTCCGCTCCGCCACTTTGACGGCGAAGGGGTCGTGATCGCAGGCGAAGGTGTCTCCCGCGCCCAGTTTCCTAGCGGCGATGGCGAGCAGGCCGCTACCCGTGCCAAGATCGGCGCAGCTCCAACCCGCGCCGCGGGTCTTCGCGATATCGACCAGAATGCGCAGGCAGGTTGAGGTGGTGGCGTGGTCCCCGGTGCCGAAGGCCATCTCGGGCGGAATGCTGATCAGCTCGCGACCGGGGAAGTCCTTCGCCAGTTGCTTGAGGTCCTTGGCCGCGGAGGCTTGGGTTACGATGAAAGCATTCCGCACTTTGAGCGGCGGAGGGATCTCCGGAGAGGCGTTTTTCCAATCCGACGAGAGCTTGCGGACGGTGCCTCCGAATTGCTTGGCGATCGCATCGCCTTCGGCCTTGGTGGCGCAGAAGACTTCGACACGAAGGGAGCGGCCGCCCTTCAGGACATGGAGGACGAAATTGGGATTGCCGTGGAAACGGTCCTCCCAGGCATCAAGCCACTTGGAGGCGGAGAGCTTGGACCAGACGAACATCGGGAGTTTTTTAGAAGCCGGGTTTCAAACTCCAAGGTCCAAATTGAGAGCAGGAACGCAAAGAGCCCGCGGCTGATAAAAACCGCGGGCTCGGGTGCACAAACCATTCCGTGAAACATCACGAATAGCCGGGAAAATGAGGGTGCCCGCGGCCCTCCCAAACCGCAGGCACCAATGCGTTTCCGCATTTGATTCACTATTGCGCACATCTTTGATGCGCGCAAATTCAGGAAGGTAAGGGAATCTACTTAGGTTTTGCGCGATTCGGAAACCGTTTCACTGTGGATCGCTGGAATGCATTCCGCATGATCAAGGGCCGATGCGTGTCGGATTCGTGCAGAAATCAATAGCCCCTGCGAGGGGGGCTGTGCCGCGATTTTGCGTAAGCGATTGGGAATCGGTGCCTCTTCTCTGGTGGCACAAAAACCGTTAGAGAAGAAGGGCGGGCATACCCGCAACCCGACACCCCCTAGGATCTAACAAAAGCCCTAGGAATGAAGTTCAGTTTAGCCGAGATCGCCACCATTCTGGCCGCCCTCCAGTTCTATCGGGAAGCAGGCTACGGGAATCACGACATGTATCGCTGGCTTTCGCAGCGAATCCTACGGATCGCCAGCCGGTCCCATACCTTGGAGCCTCTCGATGAGGAGAAAATCGATGCGCTGATGGCCAGGCTGGCAGAAGAGGAAGAAAATCCGTCGGCCTGATCCGGACACGAAAAAGCCCACCGAAGTGGGCCAATCGATTGGAAAATGGAGCGGGCGATGAGATTCGAACTCACGACATCCATCTTGGCAAGGTGGGTTTTAACGCCCTTTTCGTGTCATGAAACCCTTGATTCAAGGGGTTTTCTCCGGTTTTGAGTTCCGTTAGGGCGACAATTCGGGCGCAATTCGGGCACCCCCAGTGGCAATTTTGGCCCGATTATCAACTCGTGGTAGACCTTGTTACGCTTGCGACCCGGCCGATTCTCAATGCCGTTAGCACGACCAACCGAACGCATCGGAAGACCGGCAAAAATCTGGCGGCATTCAGGGCTGTCGTCGACGGTGAGCAACCAAGAACCCTGCAGCAGTTCCAAGGCTGCACGAAGCTCGAGCATCTCTTCGGGAAACCAGGCTGAATAGTTAGTATCGGATGCTCTAATGTATGGAGGATCCACAAAGAAGAAAGTACTGGGTCCGTCGTACTTGGCAAAAACCTTCCTCCAATCGAGGTTCTCGATATTTACCCGATCAAGTCGTTGGGAAACCGCTGAAACGTTCTCGGAAAGGCTTAGGAGGCTGACATTCCCGCCGCCGCCGCCTGCGATTTTCGAAATGCCGTAGGAGTCACCTAGGCCGCCAAAGGACCAGCGGTTGATCAGGAGAAATCGAGCCGCGCGCTGAATCTCCGTCAGGCCGTGGGAAGCCATGAAGCTCCGGAAGAGTTCGCGACTGCTAGGCACGAGGGCAATCTCGTTGCGGAGTTCGGCGGGATGCCACTTGACCTGTCGGTATAGGTTCACGAGTTCACCGTTGATGTCGTTATAGACCTCGAGCTTTGACCGCTCCTTGGCGAACAGCATTGCCCCGCCTCCTCCAAAGACCTCCGCATAGCAAACATGCGACGGGATGAGAGGAAGCAGGTGTTTCAGCAGTCGGCGCTTGCCGCCTGCCCATGAGACGAGTGGTTTTGGATGACGAAGCATTTCGTCCTATGATGTTCACAAGAACAGTTAGCAAGTCTAACCCCATCGCGCGGTCTTCTTGGAATGGCACGAATGGCAGAGCGGTTGATGGTTCGTTGGGTCATACATCGCGCCTCCCATGCGCACTGGTCGGATGTGATCGGTGTGCCCTGCTGGTGCGACAGTTCCCGCGGGGCCGAAGGACACAACAACCTCGGTGCCGCCCTGCCATGTTCTCACGTGATCGCAATAGCAGATCGGGTGAGCTACGAGGTAGCGACGGCTGTAGGCATGCCAAGACCTATCGTATGTCCTTGTATCTCTAAGGCTTCGGAATGTCTTGGCCTTGCTTATCTTACGGGTAAATCGAGCGTTTCGCATGAAAGCTAGTTAAGATAAGTTAGAAACTAAGGTATCCACGGGGGGAGGGGATCAAATCTCTGGCACAGGCCATCCGGAAGAGCGCGCCCAAGGTGTTTTTATCGCTCTGTCAATTTTAAGGGGGGTGGGGTCAACGCGACCAAAGTGCGGTCAACCTGTTTTTTTCTGAAGATTCCACCCGGCAAATTGGGGCCGATGAGGCCGCCGGAGCGGCCCGGATGCCATGGGATTGCGCGGAGTAAAGCCAAAGGAAAACATGCTGGCCCTAACAGGCCTGCTCGCTCCTTTGTGCACCGAGCCTCCCGACCTCAAAGGGGGTATCGACGCCGAGCTGGAATACGAGCGGATCGCGAAAGAGCTCGCGAAGCTCGGCCACCTCACGGACCTGAACCGGCAGTGCCTGATCAACTATTGCGAGGCATGGGAGCTTGCGCAGGTCGCGCTGAAGGAACTGGCGGATGACGGGGTCACGCTGGTCAATGCGGAGAGCGGCAACCGCTACATGCATCCGGCAATGACGGTGTGGTCGATGGCCCGGGCGACGATGGAGAAGGAAGCGAAGAACCTCGGCATGACCCCGGCATCCCTGCAGTCGATCAAGAACGTGAAGATCCCCTCCAGTGCCAAGAAGCAAGAAGACGGCCCCAGCGCCTTCCTCACCTAGGCGCAAGCCAAAGGCCAAGGCGGGAAGCAAGGGCACGTCGTCAATCGATCACGTGGCGGTGACCTATGCGCGCGAGGTGGCGAGCGGGAAGCGGTTGGCGTGCCGGTGGGTGATCTTGGCTTGCGAGCGGTTTCTGCGGGACCTCAAGCGGAAGGACATCCGCTTCGATGTGGTGGAGGCCGACCGGGCCATCGCGTTCATCGAGTCTTTCCGGCGCTACAAGGGGCAGTGGGCGGGGCAGCGGATGACGCTGGAGCCGTGGCAGAAGTTCGTGATCGGCAACATCTTCGGGTGGAAGTGGGTGGAGAGCGGGCTGCGGCGGTTCAAGTATGCGCATATCGAGGTGCCGCGGAAGAACGGCAAGACGCTGCTGGCGGCGGGGATCTCGCTGTATCTGCTCTGCGCGGACCGGGAGGGCGGGGCGGAGGTTTACAACGCGGCGACGAAGAAGGACCAGGCGATGATCCTGCACCGGGATGCGCGGGTCCTGATCGAGAAGTCGAAGGACCCGGATTTCCGGGCGGCCTTCGATATCCGGAAGAACCCGCCGATCATCGAATACGGGGCGGCGGATTCGTTCATGAAGCCCCTCGGCCGCGATACCGAGGGCGACACGACGGACGGCCTCAACCCGCACGGGGTGATTGCCGACGAGACGCATGCCTGGACCACACCGGGGTTCTGGAACGTGCTCAACTCGGCGCTCGGGGCGCGGTCGCAGCCGTTGTTCCTGATGATCACCACCGCGGGCCACAATATGGACTCGGTGGGGCGCTCGCACTCGCTGATCGTGCAGCGGATCCTGAAGGGCGAGGACGGCGGCGAGGGGGACGATTACTTCGGGATCATCTTCACGATCGAAGAGGGCGACAACATCGACGACCAGGTGACCTGGGCGAAGGCCAACCCGCTTTACGGGGTCACGGTCGACGAGAAGAAGTTCCGCTCGCAGCTCGCGCTGGCGAAGGCCGATCCGGCGATCAACCGGGAGCTCAAGACCAAATGGCTGAACATCTGGATCAACCAGGCATCGCTATGGCTGGACTCCGACAAGTGGGCGGGGGCGGTCGATTTGGAGTTCGAGCGGGAGCGGCTGCAGGGGATGCGGTGCTATGGCGGGCTAGACTTGGCGATCACGCGGGACCTGTCCTCGCTGGTGTGGGTGTTCCCGCCGCAGGAGGGGCTGGAGCGCTGGACTCTGCTGGCGAAGTTCTGGTGTCCGGCGGCGGACATCATCACGCGCTCGAAGCGGGACAAGGTGCCCTATCAGACCTGGGCGGAGAAGGGGTTCATCGTGCCGACGCCGGGGGAGGTGATGGACTTCGGATACATCAAGAAGCAGATCGAGGATGACAGCCGGCTCTTCGACGTGAGGGCGGTGGGCTACGACAAGACCTATGCTGCCTCGATCGTGAATCCGCTGATCGAGGAAGGGGTGAACATGCTGTCGTTCTCGCAGGGGATACTGACGATCTCGCCGTATGCCAAGGAGCTGGAGCGGCTGGTGATCGAGGGCTCGAAGCTGAATCACTTCGGGCATCCGGTGCTGGCGTGGAATGCCGGCAACGTGGTGGTGCACATGGACGCGAACGGCAACATCAAGCCGGACAAGAAGAAGTCGGAGGAGCGGATCGACGGGATCATTGCGGCGATCATGGGGCTGGGGGTGGCAATCGAGACGGAGTATGATGGCTCGCTGGCGGGGGAGTGGGATTGCACCATTCTATGATCCTCTGACCCCCTCGTTAATCGTAGCCCAATGCGAGTTATGTATGAGGGATCACTTAGGCGCCTGTACCGCCGGACCGGTCAGGCGGGGGCGGGGGCGGGGTCTCGCCTCGAGGAAGGGATGGCTGTTTTGGACCAAGCCGCCGTGCGGGCTCTAATGGCGGTACACTAAGCGTTGCACGGATTAAATTAATCTCCTTTAATCCTCCATTGTCATGAAAGTAATGGTTAACGAAAACGCAGTCTGACGGGGGGGCAGAATTGCCGATAAGGTTGAGCTTGAGCTGATGTAGGCTGCGAGCTTTGCTGAAAATGGACTTAAGCTTGTCTAAGCTCATGGAGTGGTGTTTGATCAAGTGCTCGATTAGCTGATACGAGTTGAGTTTGTCTTTTAAGTCCTGCTGATCCAATTTTGCCTTGCTTTGCGTTATGATCTTCTCCGCTTCTGTTGGGGAGACCTCCCGAATTATGTTTTCGGAGTAATCTTTAAGCGTCTCGGCGACGTTCTTGAGGCTCGAAAGTTGTGCTTGGAGCGTCTGCAGTGTCTTTTCTTTTGATCTCTTCGATAAAAAGTCGCCAAAAAGACCTGCCCACTGTGCTTTTAGCCATGAAGTAATGTCTTCAAGGTTTTCGAAATCCTTGGTAAGGTTGTTGCGCTCTCGTGCGTATATGAAGTCGAGGAGTCTGAAGATGTTGACGCTGTCGACATGGGCGTAACGGATGGTTTTATTGTCTCGATTCTCCTTGTAGGTTAAATACTCGGCCGCCACTCCCTTCTCAACGAAAATATACACCGGAATATCTTCATCGAGTGCAGTTTCTAGCTCCTTTTGCGTGATGGAATTATAGTGCTGATAATGGCGCTCTAGCTCGTTGTCATTCAATATAATCTTGAGCTCTGAGGTTGCGGAGCCGTACCGACCGCCGATGATCAAAACAAGAATGTGAGAGCTTCCAATTTCTTTGTAGCATGAGGCATCGAGCGGTAAATCATGCGAGAATGGAATGTCACCACTCTCAAATAAAATACTGTCGTATCCAAGCTCGGAAATGAACAGCTCAATGCCCTTTCTAATGTGGCGGAGATCGTAGTATGTTGAGCTGACAAAAATTCGTGGAGTTGCCATTGGAAGTGGGGGGAGACTATGAGATGACTTGAGTTTCGCAAGCTTCGGCAGCTCCTGAACGGGCCGAAAGCCGAGCCGGTCTAATGGTCGGGTCATGGTTTGCCCCGCAAGTTTGTGACGTGATTCGCCGGATTCTTGCTGCTGCCCATGCTTTCTCGGCTTCTGCCAATACGCCGGCGGTGCCGGTGGAGGGTGGGGGTGGGGTAGTTGGGGGTGGGACTTTGGATGTCACGGCGCCGATCTCGGATTGGCGGCGGTTGTGGGGGGATGGGGATGGGGGGACTTCGTCGGCGGACCGGTTGGCGGCGGTGTACGGGTGCGTGTCGGTGATCGCGTCGTCGATCGCGGCGATGCCGTTGCAGCTCTATCGTTCCAACGGGGACAAGCGGGAGCGGGAGAGGAAGCACCGGTTGGCGGGGTTCCTGGGGGATGCGCCGAACGAGGCGATGACCTGGACGCAGCTGCGGGAGGCCTTGCTCTACACGATGATCCTGCGCGGCAATGCTCATGCGCGGTGCTTCTGGTCGGGCGGGTTCGTGCGGGAGATGTTCCCGCTGCCGCTGGGGACGGTGACTTCGAAGATCACGGACTTGCGGCGGGTGGTCTACGAGGTCGGCACGAATCCGTGGAAGGTGCCGGCGGGGCATTTCTCCAAGCCGGATGTGGCGCACTTCAAGGCGCTGTCGGCGGACGGGATCGACGGGATCAACCCGATCCGGCATTGCCGCCTATCCACGGCGGCGGCGGCGGCCTTGGCGACCTACGGCAAGAGCTCGGCTGAGGATGGGCAGCCGATCCGCGGGATCATCACGGCGCAGACTACGTTCAAAAACCACGACCAGGCGAAGGATGTGCGGAAGCGCTGGAGCGAGGCGTGGCGCGGGGCGCAGAACGGCGACGGGGTGGCAATCTTCGAGGGCGGGGACATGAAGTTCCACCAGGTGACGATGAGCATGCGCGACGCGCAGTTCATCGAGAGCATGAGCTTCTCGGTGGAGGAGATCTGCCGGATCTTCAACGTGCCGCCGCACAAGGTGCAGAAGCTCGACCGGGCGACCTTCAACAACATCGAGCACCTCTCGCGCGAGTTCTACATGGCGACACTGGTACCGTGGATCACGCGGGTCGAGGCGACGCTCAACCAGTGCTTGCTGACGAAGGGGGATCGGGATGCGGGGTTCTACCTGCGGCACAATGCGGACGGGCTGTTGCGGGGTGATCTGCAGAGCCGTTCGGAGGCGATGGCGAAGCAGATTTCATCGGGACTGATGACGCCGAACGAAGGGCGGGCGCTAGAGGACCGGGCGCCGCTGGACGGGGGCGACCGGTTGCTGTTCTCCACGAATCATGTGCCGCTGGAGATGCTGGGGAGGCATGAGAGTAGCGAGGAGCGAGTAGCAGGTAGCGAGGGTGAACAGCCGAAGAAGGAAACCAAAGAGAAGCTATGAAACGACCGATTTTGATTGAGAACGAGGAGCTGTTCGCGGTGCTGGATGAGCGGCGGATGACGCCGGCGATGAAGGCACGGCGGCCGGAGGCGGTGTTGCCGGAGATCACGAACCTGAGCGTTGGCGTGAAGGGGAAGAAGAAGGCGGCGACGATGTTCCTGTATGATGCGGTGTCGTTCTGGACCGGGAACGATGCGCGGAGCTTCCAGCGGAAGCTGGCGGAGACGGATGCGGAGGAGATTCACCTGCACATCAACTCGCCGGGCGGGTCGGTGTTCGAGGGGGTGGCGATCTACAACCTGCTGGCCGGGCATGAGGCGGAGGTGATCGTCCACATTGACGGGCTGGCGGCCTC
Proteins encoded:
- a CDS encoding EI24 domain-containing protein, giving the protein MKPPVLGVREGLRSIPEALRILLRRPAILLWLVPPLLIALLLDLLAFYFAFGWMRAGIRSLVSEQGYSAWLVKVLDVSGAIAVVLLLGWSFAWLFLALSNPFQDFISAAVERERKGGQVQDSAGFRGLVSGLLKGGVQAVVLTLLTVPVLLLGFIPLMGPVIVFSWSSFVMGFSFVTIPMRRLRERVALARRERAAVMGLGMVISVGALVPLLNVLCLPVFVVAGTVLFLKAEERR
- a CDS encoding phage terminase small subunit P27 family, with product MLALTGLLAPLCTEPPDLKGGIDAELEYERIAKELAKLGHLTDLNRQCLINYCEAWELAQVALKELADDGVTLVNAESGNRYMHPAMTVWSMARATMEKEAKNLGMTPASLQSIKNVKIPSSAKKQEDGPSAFLT
- a CDS encoding pyridoxal phosphate-dependent aminotransferase — translated: MDSISSRIQEVTPSLTLAVTNQAKAMLAKGEEVYGLAGGEPEVDTPQFIKDAAIAAMQSGKTKYTPSGGIPELREALAAKLIGDNNLAYDPKQICVTSGAKMACFNAILAVVEEGDEVIIPTPYWVSYPEMVKLAGGKPVLVETKESNGWKMTAEQFEAAMTPATKMVILNSPSNPTGAVYTEQELRDIGEVALSEDIVILSDEIYEKLIYGDNKHVSIASLSQELYDLTITVNGFSKAYSMTGWRLGYTAAPKALAEAIDKIQNHTVSNATTFAQYGALAALQGDQTFISDLRDEYDVKRQFVFARLRGINNIRVVEPKGAFYFFVYTGQLGLKSMNLTDKLLSRYKVAAVPGIAFGYDEGIRLSYCTTLDVLNEGLTRFEQFCREH
- a CDS encoding terminase large subunit, yielding MAVTYAREVASGKRLACRWVILACERFLRDLKRKDIRFDVVEADRAIAFIESFRRYKGQWAGQRMTLEPWQKFVIGNIFGWKWVESGLRRFKYAHIEVPRKNGKTLLAAGISLYLLCADREGGAEVYNAATKKDQAMILHRDARVLIEKSKDPDFRAAFDIRKNPPIIEYGAADSFMKPLGRDTEGDTTDGLNPHGVIADETHAWTTPGFWNVLNSALGARSQPLFLMITTAGHNMDSVGRSHSLIVQRILKGEDGGEGDDYFGIIFTIEEGDNIDDQVTWAKANPLYGVTVDEKKFRSQLALAKADPAINRELKTKWLNIWINQASLWLDSDKWAGAVDLEFERERLQGMRCYGGLDLAITRDLSSLVWVFPPQEGLERWTLLAKFWCPAADIITRSKRDKVPYQTWAEKGFIVPTPGEVMDFGYIKKQIEDDSRLFDVRAVGYDKTYAASIVNPLIEEGVNMLSFSQGILTISPYAKELERLVIEGSKLNHFGHPVLAWNAGNVVVHMDANGNIKPDKKKSEERIDGIIAAIMGLGVAIETEYDGSLAGEWDCTIL
- a CDS encoding HNH endonuclease signature motif containing protein, with product MRNARFTRKISKAKTFRSLRDTRTYDRSWHAYSRRYLVAHPICYCDHVRTWQGGTEVVVSFGPAGTVAPAGHTDHIRPVRMGGAMYDPTNHQPLCHSCHSKKTARWG
- a CDS encoding DNA adenine methylase, yielding MLRHPKPLVSWAGGKRRLLKHLLPLIPSHVCYAEVFGGGGAMLFAKERSKLEVYNDINGELVNLYRQVKWHPAELRNEIALVPSSRELFRSFMASHGLTEIQRAARFLLINRWSFGGLGDSYGISKIAGGGGGNVSLLSLSENVSAVSQRLDRVNIENLDWRKVFAKYDGPSTFFFVDPPYIRASDTNYSAWFPEEMLELRAALELLQGSWLLTVDDSPECRQIFAGLPMRSVGRANGIENRPGRKRNKVYHELIIGPKLPLGVPELRPNCRPNGTQNRRKPLESRVS
- a CDS encoding phage portal protein yields the protein MVGSWFAPQVCDVIRRILAAAHAFSASANTPAVPVEGGGGVVGGGTLDVTAPISDWRRLWGDGDGGTSSADRLAAVYGCVSVIASSIAAMPLQLYRSNGDKRERERKHRLAGFLGDAPNEAMTWTQLREALLYTMILRGNAHARCFWSGGFVREMFPLPLGTVTSKITDLRRVVYEVGTNPWKVPAGHFSKPDVAHFKALSADGIDGINPIRHCRLSTAAAAALATYGKSSAEDGQPIRGIITAQTTFKNHDQAKDVRKRWSEAWRGAQNGDGVAIFEGGDMKFHQVTMSMRDAQFIESMSFSVEEICRIFNVPPHKVQKLDRATFNNIEHLSREFYMATLVPWITRVEATLNQCLLTKGDRDAGFYLRHNADGLLRGDLQSRSEAMAKQISSGLMTPNEGRALEDRAPLDGGDRLLFSTNHVPLEMLGRHESSEERVAGSEGEQPKKETKEKL
- a CDS encoding 50S ribosomal protein L11 methyltransferase; this encodes MFVWSKLSASKWLDAWEDRFHGNPNFVLHVLKGGRSLRVEVFCATKAEGDAIAKQFGGTVRKLSSDWKNASPEIPPPLKVRNAFIVTQASAAKDLKQLAKDFPGRELISIPPEMAFGTGDHATTSTCLRILVDIAKTRGAGWSCADLGTGSGLLAIAARKLGAGDTFACDHDPFAVKVAERNFERNGTPGIETKELDILTWKPRKKYDVVLANIFSTVLIQAFPVITKTLRPGGDIVLSGILADQAWDVFTAAASHGLGFPEVIRKGRWITARGAWMNDLTA
- a CDS encoding CotH kinase family protein, producing MNILPVSALPVLLLSLSALAQEPQPGPFPGGPPVQAERKLLAQFDQNADERLDKAERAAAREFLKANPAPQRGGPRGPGPGGPRGGGPGGFGSREEETPVSPGKHISPGEVPASHSSDLYTQDSIRTLFLDFENQDWEAELEAFHGTDVEIPATLTADGKSYSGVGVHFRGMSSYMMVSAGRKRSLNLALDFTDPKQRINGYKTLNLLNSHGDGSFLSAVLYSHIARKHIPAPKVNLVRVVINGENWGVYVNQQQFNKDFLQENYRTSKGARWKVRGSPNGRGGLEYAGEDLAEYKQRYEMKSGDDEDWKSLVKLCKTLSETPADQLEAALKPLLDIERTLWFLALDCALINGDGYWVRASDYSLYRDREGKFHLIPGDMNEAFRPAGGGPPGFGGGRRGGRDQAPRDDTAQQAPREGQPPQQGNRKNGEGLKLDPLTGLDDAGKPLRSKLLAVPSLRSRYLAKVRTIAQEDLDWSKLGPVVEHYRKRAADEINADTRTLSRNGEFEKLTADQPAAEEGDTGRGHGAMPLRSFAEQRRAYLLSVTE
- a CDS encoding DUF4062 domain-containing protein; this translates as MATPRIFVSSTYYDLRHIRKGIELFISELGYDSILFESGDIPFSHDLPLDASCYKEIGSSHILVLIIGGRYGSATSELKIILNDNELERHYQHYNSITQKELETALDEDIPVYIFVEKGVAAEYLTYKENRDNKTIRYAHVDSVNIFRLLDFIYARERNNLTKDFENLEDITSWLKAQWAGLFGDFLSKRSKEKTLQTLQAQLSSLKNVAETLKDYSENIIREVSPTEAEKIITQSKAKLDQQDLKDKLNSYQLIEHLIKHHSMSLDKLKSIFSKARSLHQLKLNLIGNSAPPSDCVFVNHYFHDNGGLKEINLIRATLSVPPLEPARRLGPKQPSLPRGETPPPPPPDRSGGTGA